A part of Bacillus thuringiensis genomic DNA contains:
- a CDS encoding glycosyltransferase family 39 protein, whose product MKLFFKDMSNFSTRAVYVIYVFFTLVLLINYFSDIQKYNYVTLLVGVLLLSTVGSFILRKSSLYLEKLSEKKCFFVLVIVCFTFKLAWVLRYQIQPLVDYATFYYTAEALSENFVIDNRYIALFPHIFGYASFLSVFMKIFGSSYMIPPILNVILTTISMGLIYAISRKIGGVKTAITASVLWIALPSQTIYNMFAMSEPLYCTVLLLIWLIMIMTHEKIANINIKRLLVYSVLIAALLAFMNMVRPIAAVPIIALLIWFFIIDTKHIGNKKIWLNKITYVGVIVVGYLIFSSVINQYITVRLGEEIASTPGYNIYVGFNEESSGKWNRPDAELLFHYSNKPGWNANDAQQKMLEEAKERIKNDNIDFVKLFSNKFFELLGEDSAAVSYADSALDHIVRYTVASNMFYYFLIVTSLVGVLVAIKNKNKSSLFIICLYAIGLIMAQLLVEVASRYHYSATISMIILAAFGINHAYNKKENIDIHEKA is encoded by the coding sequence TTGAAATTATTTTTTAAAGATATGTCTAATTTTTCTACACGTGCGGTATATGTTATATACGTTTTTTTTACTTTAGTATTACTTATTAATTATTTTTCAGATATTCAAAAGTATAATTATGTAACATTATTAGTGGGTGTTTTATTATTATCTACAGTGGGAAGTTTTATCCTTAGAAAAAGTTCGCTATATCTAGAAAAATTAAGTGAAAAAAAATGCTTTTTTGTTTTAGTAATCGTTTGTTTTACATTCAAATTAGCGTGGGTGCTTAGGTACCAAATTCAACCATTGGTTGATTATGCTACGTTTTATTATACTGCAGAAGCACTAAGTGAAAACTTTGTCATTGATAATAGATACATCGCATTATTTCCACATATTTTTGGATATGCTTCGTTTTTAAGTGTTTTCATGAAAATCTTTGGGTCTAGTTATATGATACCACCTATTTTAAATGTTATTTTAACTACAATATCAATGGGATTAATATATGCTATATCTAGAAAAATTGGTGGGGTTAAAACTGCAATAACAGCAAGTGTTTTATGGATAGCGTTACCTTCTCAAACGATTTATAATATGTTTGCAATGTCAGAACCGCTCTATTGTACAGTACTGTTGTTGATTTGGCTTATTATGATAATGACTCATGAAAAAATCGCCAATATAAATATAAAACGATTACTTGTTTATTCCGTTTTAATAGCAGCGTTACTTGCATTTATGAATATGGTGCGACCAATTGCAGCAGTTCCAATTATTGCTCTATTGATATGGTTTTTTATTATAGATACAAAGCATATAGGGAATAAAAAAATATGGTTAAATAAGATAACGTATGTAGGAGTTATTGTTGTAGGATACCTTATTTTTTCCTCAGTAATAAATCAGTATATAACAGTACGTTTAGGTGAAGAGATAGCGTCAACCCCAGGGTATAACATTTATGTAGGATTTAATGAAGAAAGCTCGGGGAAATGGAATCGACCCGATGCTGAACTATTGTTTCATTATAGTAATAAACCAGGATGGAATGCGAATGATGCTCAACAGAAAATGCTAGAAGAAGCAAAAGAGAGGATAAAAAATGATAATATTGATTTTGTGAAATTATTCTCCAATAAATTCTTTGAGCTTTTAGGTGAGGATAGTGCAGCAGTTTCCTATGCTGATTCTGCATTAGATCATATAGTACGATATACAGTAGCATCTAATATGTTTTATTACTTCTTAATTGTTACTTCATTAGTAGGTGTATTGGTGGCTATTAAAAATAAAAACAAATCGTCTCTATTTATTATTTGCTTATACGCGATAGGATTAATAATGGCACAGTTGTTAGTAGAAGTGGCATCAAGATATCATTATTCAGCCACCATTTCAATGATCATTTTGGCTGCATTTGGTATAAATCATGCTTACAATAAAAAAGAAAATATAGATATACATGAAAAGGCATGA
- a CDS encoding glycosyltransferase family 2 protein: MQKLISVVVPMYFEEEVAQECYNRLKSVMLQNDINYEFVFVNDGSTDRTMEILSEIAANDYRTKIVNFARNFGHQIAVTAGIAAAKGDAIVIIDADLQDPPEVIPELIAKWEEGYEVVYAKRKQRKGETWFKLLTAKYFYKFLNYMSDIDIPKDTGDFRIIDRKVADVFNQMTERNRFIRGMMSWVGFRQTYVEYERDERFAGETKYPLKKMIKFASDGIIAFSTKPLRIVMSLGLLSVLISIIVLLYTITVKIIGTGTQTGWASIMVAITFFSGIQLLGLGIVGQYIARIYDESKNRPIYIVKETINIEQEETTRTKEKVNA; the protein is encoded by the coding sequence ATGCAAAAATTAATTTCGGTTGTAGTTCCTATGTACTTCGAGGAAGAAGTAGCGCAGGAATGTTATAACCGTCTAAAGTCCGTTATGCTTCAAAATGATATTAATTACGAATTTGTCTTTGTAAACGACGGTAGTACAGACCGTACAATGGAAATCTTATCTGAGATTGCAGCAAATGATTACCGTACAAAAATCGTCAATTTCGCACGTAACTTTGGACACCAAATAGCCGTTACAGCTGGAATTGCTGCTGCAAAAGGGGACGCTATTGTAATTATCGATGCAGACTTACAAGATCCACCTGAAGTTATTCCTGAACTTATTGCAAAATGGGAAGAAGGATATGAAGTTGTTTATGCGAAACGTAAACAACGTAAAGGTGAAACTTGGTTTAAACTTTTAACAGCTAAATATTTCTATAAATTCTTAAACTATATGTCTGATATCGATATCCCAAAAGATACTGGTGATTTCAGAATCATCGATCGCAAAGTAGCTGATGTTTTCAATCAAATGACTGAACGAAATCGCTTCATCCGCGGTATGATGTCTTGGGTTGGCTTCCGTCAAACGTATGTTGAATATGAACGTGATGAGCGCTTTGCTGGTGAAACAAAATATCCATTGAAGAAAATGATTAAATTTGCATCTGATGGCATTATTGCATTTTCGACAAAACCATTACGCATCGTTATGTCTTTAGGTTTATTATCAGTTCTTATTTCAATAATTGTCTTACTATATACAATTACTGTGAAAATTATTGGCACTGGTACGCAAACAGGTTGGGCATCTATTATGGTTGCTATTACATTCTTTAGCGGTATTCAGTTACTTGGTCTTGGAATCGTTGGCCAATATATTGCTCGTATTTATGACGAGAGTAAAAACCGTCCGATTTATATCGTAAAAGAAACAATCAATATTGAGCAAGAAGAGACTACACGAACAAAAGAAAAAGTGAATGCATAA
- a CDS encoding acyl-CoA thioesterase, whose amino-acid sequence MEKKFMRESKAIKTTRVFPNDLNNHQTLFGGKLLAEIDSIASIAAARHSRKHCVTASIDSVDFLTPIHQADSVCYEAFVCYTGKSSMEVFVKVIAENLLAGERRIAATCFITFVALKDGKPSSVPQVLPETEEEHWLHTTGSERAENRKKGRVKSKEMAEVLTLSKPWSI is encoded by the coding sequence ATGGAAAAGAAATTTATGCGAGAATCCAAAGCAATTAAAACAACACGTGTTTTTCCAAACGATTTAAATAATCATCAAACACTTTTCGGAGGAAAATTATTAGCAGAAATTGATAGTATCGCTTCAATTGCAGCTGCAAGACATAGCCGGAAACATTGCGTAACGGCATCTATCGATTCTGTTGATTTTTTAACTCCAATTCACCAAGCTGATTCTGTTTGTTACGAAGCATTCGTATGTTATACAGGAAAGTCTTCAATGGAAGTGTTCGTAAAAGTAATTGCAGAGAATTTATTAGCTGGCGAACGTAGAATAGCTGCAACATGTTTCATTACATTCGTTGCATTAAAAGATGGAAAACCTTCATCTGTCCCACAAGTACTACCGGAAACTGAAGAAGAACATTGGCTACACACAACTGGTTCTGAGCGTGCAGAAAACAGGAAAAAAGGACGTGTAAAAAGCAAGGAAATGGCTGAAGTTTTAACTTTAAGTAAACCTTGGAGTATATAG
- a CDS encoding GtrA family protein, producing the protein MEKLLKFGLVGIFNTLITIISFWILLKFGMNYLIANTIAYSIGVANSYYWNKNWVFKPNNKSTSMFFKFLTVNLIVFAFNTLCLFILVDKLTLNALIAQIFAIGVGMVINFVLNKIWTFNQTEKATN; encoded by the coding sequence ATGGAGAAACTCTTAAAGTTTGGTTTAGTAGGAATCTTTAATACGCTCATTACAATTATTAGCTTTTGGATATTGTTAAAATTTGGGATGAACTACCTGATTGCGAATACCATTGCCTATTCAATTGGTGTTGCCAATAGCTACTATTGGAATAAAAATTGGGTGTTTAAACCTAATAATAAAAGCACGTCAATGTTCTTTAAATTTCTAACTGTAAATTTAATTGTATTTGCTTTTAATACATTATGTTTATTTATATTAGTAGATAAACTTACCCTTAATGCGTTAATTGCACAGATTTTCGCAATTGGTGTCGGAATGGTTATCAATTTTGTCCTTAATAAAATTTGGACATTCAACCAAACTGAAAAGGCTACTAATTAA
- a CDS encoding ABC-F family ATP-binding cassette domain-containing protein, producing the protein MSLLTVEKLGHTFGDRTLFKDVSMRLLAGEHVGLVGANGVGKSTFMNIITGQLIHDEGRVEWTPGTNYGYLDQHTILTPGRTIRDILADAFLPLFEKEKALNEVTEKMGTATPEELEELLEQMAEIQDALEAGGFYLLDMKIEEAARGLGIDAIGLDRDVAALSGGQRTKVLLAKLLLEQPEVLLLDEPTNYLDVEHIHWLTNYLKEYPHAFLLISHDTEFMNKCVDVIFHLEFTKMTRYTATYEKFLELAEINKNQHINAYEKQKEFIKKQEDFIAKNKARYSTTGRAKSRQKQLDRMERIDRPETAIKPEFSFKESRASSRFVFEGENVEIGYTHALLPKLTMTIERGEKIAIVGCNGVGKSTLLKTILGKIKPLSGKTSLGDFLNPSYFEQEVKADNITPIDDVWNTFPSLDQHQVRAMLAKCGLKNEHISRPLNQLSGGEQAKVRLCKLMGEESNWLLFDEPTNHLDVTAKDELKKAMKAYKGTILLVCHEPEFYEDWITKTWDVEKWAQENS; encoded by the coding sequence ATGAGCTTATTAACTGTTGAAAAATTAGGCCATACATTTGGTGATCGTACATTATTTAAAGATGTATCCATGCGCTTACTCGCAGGAGAACACGTTGGATTAGTTGGAGCAAACGGTGTTGGTAAATCAACATTTATGAATATAATTACTGGTCAACTTATCCATGATGAAGGCCGAGTTGAATGGACACCTGGTACAAATTATGGTTACTTAGACCAACATACAATTTTAACACCTGGCCGCACAATTCGTGACATATTAGCAGATGCATTTTTACCTTTATTTGAAAAAGAAAAAGCTTTAAATGAAGTTACAGAAAAAATGGGAACTGCTACACCTGAAGAATTAGAAGAGCTTCTTGAGCAAATGGCAGAAATACAAGATGCTCTTGAAGCAGGCGGTTTCTATTTATTAGATATGAAAATTGAGGAAGCAGCGCGCGGTCTTGGAATTGACGCAATTGGTTTAGATCGTGATGTTGCCGCATTAAGTGGCGGACAACGTACAAAAGTGTTACTTGCAAAGTTACTACTTGAACAACCAGAAGTATTACTATTAGATGAGCCTACCAACTATCTAGACGTTGAACATATTCATTGGTTAACAAATTATTTAAAAGAATATCCACATGCATTCCTATTAATTTCCCATGATACGGAATTTATGAATAAATGTGTCGATGTTATTTTCCATCTAGAGTTTACAAAAATGACGCGTTATACAGCGACATATGAAAAATTCCTAGAACTAGCAGAAATTAATAAAAATCAACATATTAATGCTTACGAAAAACAAAAAGAATTTATTAAAAAGCAAGAAGATTTTATTGCAAAAAATAAAGCCCGTTACTCAACTACAGGCCGTGCGAAGAGCCGTCAAAAACAACTTGATCGCATGGAGCGTATCGATCGTCCTGAAACAGCTATTAAGCCTGAGTTCTCCTTTAAAGAAAGTCGCGCAAGTAGTCGATTTGTCTTCGAAGGGGAAAATGTAGAGATTGGATATACACATGCGTTATTACCAAAATTAACAATGACAATTGAACGTGGTGAAAAAATTGCAATTGTTGGATGTAATGGTGTCGGTAAGTCAACACTATTAAAAACGATTTTAGGTAAAATTAAACCATTAAGCGGAAAAACAAGTCTTGGTGACTTCTTAAACCCATCATACTTCGAGCAAGAAGTAAAAGCTGATAATATAACACCAATTGATGATGTTTGGAATACATTCCCTAGCTTAGACCAACATCAAGTACGTGCAATGTTAGCGAAATGCGGTTTAAAAAACGAACATATCTCTCGTCCACTGAATCAATTAAGCGGTGGCGAACAAGCAAAAGTTCGTTTATGTAAACTAATGGGCGAAGAAAGTAACTGGCTACTCTTTGATGAGCCAACAAACCACCTTGATGTTACGGCAAAAGATGAGCTGAAAAAAGCGATGAAAGCATACAAAGGAACAATTCTTCTTGTATGCCACGAACCAGAATTTTATGAAGATTGGATAACAAAAACTTGGGATGTAGAAAAATGGGCCCAAGAAAATTCTTAA
- a CDS encoding oligosaccharide flippase family protein — translation MQKSIASNIFYKILLNTFNIILPILVGPYAYRTLGASSIGTVNLAETFFNYFFVFAVFGVYQYGLREISLIKNDKKKVSKLFTSLYVINFTTSILALSGFVLFSYIGYGHESLFPVLLIFGFNFISNMFYVEWFNEAYENYDFITKKTVIVRLIYVVLLFSFIHGVDDYKTYAGLLVLSTFLNHSISFIYVKRQVKFDFSDLTIIPHLKPLLLVLIFSNANILYTQLDRLVLGVYVGKEEVAYYVMAFQIMMIINTLMLSVVQVTVPRLSYLSGNASEMEYESLLNKISKVYFITLFPASIGLMLIAHGAVVIYGGQQFAEAGNTLIVFAFYMITVGIESILSNQIIYVKKKESILVRFLFICGFINLASNIALIYFHVLTPTTAIFTTTIANCFLITFEYIYVKKKLKVNYTLFDIQKLKYLFYSLTFVPIAFVIDMLVSGQILQVILVIMTCGLTYALILFITKDEILFSLLEKILARFKKA, via the coding sequence ATGCAGAAATCAATTGCTTCAAATATTTTTTATAAAATACTGCTCAACACGTTTAATATTATACTTCCAATTTTAGTTGGTCCTTACGCATATCGAACGTTAGGAGCAAGTTCAATCGGCACCGTTAATCTTGCTGAAACTTTTTTCAATTACTTCTTCGTGTTCGCCGTATTTGGTGTATATCAATATGGTTTACGTGAAATTAGCTTAATTAAAAACGATAAAAAGAAAGTTTCTAAATTATTTACAAGTCTCTATGTAATTAATTTCACAACTAGTATTTTGGCTTTATCAGGCTTTGTGCTCTTTAGTTATATTGGATACGGACATGAAAGTCTATTTCCTGTTCTTCTTATTTTCGGTTTTAACTTTATATCTAATATGTTTTATGTGGAATGGTTCAATGAAGCATATGAAAATTATGACTTCATCACTAAAAAAACAGTTATCGTTCGATTAATCTATGTCGTACTTCTTTTCTCTTTCATTCATGGGGTCGACGATTACAAAACATATGCTGGTTTATTAGTATTATCGACATTTTTAAACCACTCTATTAGCTTTATATATGTGAAACGCCAAGTGAAATTTGATTTTTCCGACTTAACGATTATTCCTCATTTGAAACCGTTACTATTAGTCTTAATTTTTTCAAATGCTAATATTTTATATACTCAATTAGATCGTCTTGTTTTAGGGGTATATGTTGGAAAAGAAGAAGTTGCATATTACGTAATGGCTTTTCAAATTATGATGATTATTAATACACTTATGTTAAGTGTTGTACAAGTAACCGTTCCAAGACTGTCTTACTTATCAGGGAACGCATCTGAAATGGAATACGAATCATTATTAAACAAAATTTCAAAAGTATATTTCATTACCCTATTCCCTGCCTCAATTGGTTTAATGCTCATTGCTCATGGAGCTGTTGTTATTTACGGTGGACAACAATTTGCTGAGGCTGGTAATACATTAATTGTTTTCGCCTTCTATATGATTACAGTCGGTATTGAGTCCATTTTATCGAATCAAATTATTTATGTGAAAAAGAAAGAAAGCATTTTAGTGCGATTTTTATTCATTTGTGGATTTATCAACTTAGCATCCAATATTGCACTAATATACTTCCATGTACTTACACCAACAACCGCAATTTTCACAACAACAATTGCGAATTGTTTCTTAATCACATTTGAATATATTTATGTGAAAAAGAAATTAAAAGTGAATTATACGTTATTCGATATACAAAAACTTAAATATCTATTTTATTCACTAACATTTGTACCGATAGCATTCGTTATTGATATGCTCGTATCCGGACAAATACTACAAGTTATCCTAGTAATAATGACGTGTGGATTAACATATGCTCTCATCCTCTTTATAACAAAGGATGAAATTCTCTTTTCACTACTTGAAAAGATACTGGCACGATTCAAAAAAGCTTAA
- a CDS encoding ArnT family glycosyltransferase — MQSTFFLKLNTFFVKCLLVLCLIISAAITLDSISVVRAQADTRLLIIIPSIILIGLLFIFIGYIANKYMSKLLFTISLIILAFSIRFIWFLNIQTPIESDFAMMYNGAVQATKGDFSFAQSIYYTSWVYQLGFTMYQALIINVFGEGTFFLKFLNVLYCTGTTLLVYKITSHIFNEWTGRVAGLIYALYIPSIVLSSVLTNQHLATFLFYLGFYLLITKGLSHKYMWIFIGISLSLGDIMRPLGGIILIAVTIYFFLHGMLGKSKRDIFTSIKKLCGIFVVFYLVHYIISYSFISAGITQYPLSNRDPLWKFTVGLNHETKGGYSTTDAEYMMSFEIGEERKAAEKKLIQERLADPQKVLSLFGDKFTLMWADYDSAPSWSLLTLGNTDNNMITLQNDLTKYEKYMYMTAMLFGTLALLYLIFTKQNNTHYTIFLLLIIGYVTVHFLIEYQTRYRYFIIPSFTIIQSYGLYLCYRFISDRKISKVQN; from the coding sequence ATGCAAAGTACATTTTTTCTAAAACTCAATACATTTTTTGTGAAATGTTTATTAGTACTATGTCTAATTATTTCTGCAGCTATTACATTGGACTCAATATCCGTGGTTAGAGCACAGGCCGACACTCGTTTACTTATTATAATCCCAAGTATCATTTTAATAGGCCTTCTATTTATATTTATTGGCTATATTGCCAATAAATATATGTCAAAACTACTATTCACTATTTCGCTTATCATTTTAGCCTTCTCTATTCGATTCATCTGGTTTCTTAATATCCAAACTCCCATCGAATCCGATTTTGCTATGATGTACAATGGAGCCGTGCAAGCAACTAAAGGCGATTTTAGTTTTGCTCAAAGCATATATTATACTTCTTGGGTTTATCAGCTTGGATTTACAATGTACCAAGCTTTGATTATTAATGTATTCGGTGAGGGGACTTTCTTTCTAAAGTTCTTAAATGTGTTATATTGCACAGGAACAACATTATTAGTTTACAAAATAACTTCTCACATATTTAATGAGTGGACTGGACGCGTGGCGGGATTAATATATGCATTATATATCCCAAGTATTGTATTAAGCTCAGTCCTAACAAATCAGCACCTTGCCACATTCCTATTTTACCTTGGATTTTATTTATTAATTACAAAAGGCTTAAGCCATAAATATATGTGGATTTTTATAGGGATATCGCTTTCTTTAGGGGACATTATGCGCCCACTTGGTGGCATCATCCTAATTGCAGTAACTATTTATTTCTTTTTACACGGTATGTTAGGGAAATCGAAACGAGATATTTTCACTTCTATTAAAAAACTTTGTGGGATTTTCGTCGTATTTTACCTTGTTCATTACATTATAAGTTATTCATTTATATCTGCCGGAATTACACAATACCCACTATCCAACCGTGATCCTCTCTGGAAATTCACAGTAGGACTTAATCATGAAACAAAAGGTGGTTATTCTACAACAGATGCAGAATATATGATGTCCTTTGAGATTGGCGAAGAACGAAAAGCCGCTGAAAAGAAACTGATTCAAGAGCGACTAGCTGATCCACAGAAGGTTTTATCGTTATTCGGTGATAAGTTTACACTCATGTGGGCAGATTACGACTCCGCTCCATCATGGAGTCTACTAACACTGGGGAATACAGATAATAATATGATTACTTTACAAAATGACCTTACGAAATATGAAAAGTATATGTATATGACAGCTATGCTATTTGGTACGCTAGCACTTCTATATCTCATATTTACTAAGCAAAACAACACGCATTACACAATATTTTTACTATTAATAATTGGTTATGTAACTGTTCACTTCTTGATTGAATACCAAACAAGATATCGATACTTTATCATTCCTAGCTTTACAATCATTCAAAGTTATGGACTATATTTGTGCTATCGATTTATATCAGACAGAAAAATCTCCAAAGTACAAAATTAA
- a CDS encoding TetR/AcrR family transcriptional regulator: MKEKERLIIEMAMKLFATKGVNATSVQEIVTACGISKGAFYLYFKSKDELLLATLRYYYDKIQKKMMDIEKESLLPREKFAKQLHCQFNDIQKHKEFIIMHARENAIPFNKEVEEFMMRMKLESHAFYRNSLLSIYGEKVMPYLLDLVIMVEGICRGYLELIILQASEIDLSYVSAFILKRVDDLVDGLVGSSEEPVLHEEKLGEFLCKSELIKEQVKEHFLKEIIVFKRTLADQLEDEELLVTLDVLEAEMRLQNPRIPVIQGMLSNLEVYPNLKEFRLRLMGYYNIKR, encoded by the coding sequence ATGAAAGAAAAAGAGCGTTTAATTATAGAGATGGCTATGAAGTTATTTGCGACTAAGGGTGTAAATGCGACATCAGTACAGGAAATTGTGACAGCTTGTGGCATATCTAAGGGAGCTTTCTATTTATACTTTAAATCGAAAGATGAGCTTTTATTAGCAACACTTCGATATTACTATGACAAGATTCAAAAAAAAATGATGGATATTGAAAAAGAATCATTATTACCACGTGAAAAATTTGCAAAACAATTGCATTGCCAGTTTAACGATATACAAAAGCATAAAGAATTTATTATTATGCATGCGAGGGAAAATGCTATACCTTTTAATAAAGAAGTAGAAGAGTTTATGATGAGGATGAAGTTAGAGTCTCACGCATTTTATCGGAATAGTTTATTGTCTATTTATGGTGAAAAGGTTATGCCTTATTTATTAGATTTAGTCATTATGGTAGAAGGCATATGCCGTGGATATTTAGAGTTAATTATTTTACAAGCGTCAGAAATTGACTTATCTTATGTTTCTGCTTTTATTTTGAAAAGAGTAGATGATTTAGTAGATGGATTGGTAGGATCTTCGGAAGAACCTGTGTTACATGAAGAAAAGCTTGGAGAATTTCTTTGCAAATCAGAGCTTATTAAGGAGCAGGTTAAGGAACACTTTTTAAAAGAAATTATCGTTTTTAAACGTACATTAGCTGATCAATTAGAAGATGAGGAATTACTTGTGACATTAGATGTTTTGGAGGCAGAAATGAGATTGCAAAATCCAAGAATTCCGGTCATTCAAGGGATGTTATCTAATTTAGAGGTATATCCAAATTTAAAAGAATTTCGTTTGAGGCTTATGGGGTATTACAATATAAAAAGGTAA
- a CDS encoding glycosyltransferase family 2 protein, producing MKFSLIMATCGRRDDILDLLKSLEQQTYKNFELIVVDQNDTPISDLFDEYKDKFSIHYIYTPIKGLSRARNAGLKVADGDFIAFPDDDCIYETNVLESILETFNSNKDVHFISTNTTNVEGTGSLIHAPDTDIILNNKYGFMGPSFTLFFTKQFVQDVGTFDEDLGVGSGTIYGAGEETDFVLRGMKQNYTGLFRKDLFVYHPVKEEIINEQSLKRAISYAGGFGRVIRLHYGFPYFLRAVAAATFRMTQNISNDKRKFHANRLRGIVRGYLK from the coding sequence TTGAAATTTTCTTTAATCATGGCTACTTGTGGCAGACGTGATGATATTCTTGACTTACTAAAATCACTTGAACAACAAACTTACAAAAACTTTGAACTTATCGTAGTAGATCAAAATGATACGCCAATCTCTGATTTATTTGATGAATATAAAGATAAATTTTCTATTCACTACATTTATACACCTATTAAAGGCCTATCGAGAGCTCGAAATGCAGGCTTAAAAGTAGCAGATGGTGATTTCATCGCTTTTCCAGATGATGATTGTATTTATGAAACAAATGTTTTAGAGAGTATATTAGAAACTTTCAACTCTAATAAAGATGTTCATTTCATCTCAACAAACACTACAAATGTGGAAGGAACGGGTTCTTTAATACACGCACCGGATACAGACATTATTTTAAATAATAAGTATGGATTCATGGGACCTTCTTTCACGCTATTCTTCACAAAGCAATTTGTACAAGATGTAGGTACATTTGATGAAGATTTAGGTGTTGGTTCTGGCACGATTTATGGAGCTGGTGAAGAAACTGACTTTGTGCTACGTGGAATGAAACAAAATTACACTGGTTTATTTAGAAAAGATCTGTTCGTATACCATCCTGTAAAAGAGGAAATTATTAATGAACAATCATTAAAACGTGCTATTTCTTATGCTGGTGGTTTTGGTAGGGTTATTCGCTTACACTATGGATTCCCTTATTTCTTACGTGCTGTCGCTGCCGCAACATTCCGTATGACACAAAACATTTCTAATGATAAGCGTAAATTCCACGCAAATCGCTTACGCGGTATTGTTCGTGGATATTTAAAATAA